A region of Lichenibacterium dinghuense DNA encodes the following proteins:
- a CDS encoding thiamine pyrophosphate-dependent dehydrogenase E1 component subunit alpha: MSLSNDVMLEMQRRMLRIRLFDERASKMLKRGQIPGTIHTSIGQEAQVVGACMALDKHDNMTGNHRSHGHPIGKGSALGPLMAELVGKGTGVCKGKGGSLHLADFAVGSLGESGITGSSIPIAVGAALSAQVLGDGRVGLCFFGDGAANQGVLYESMNLASAYKLPVIFLCENNHYALSTPAHTVTGGRIWERAAGFGMPGVCVEDGQDVLAVYEAVKAAVDRARAGEGPTLVEVMTYRFREHAEGLRLNVDYRNADERERWTSRDPIALFRAVLIDRGVADAAAMDAMEADIAREVDDCVKFSDASPYPDAKVAFEHLYTDAYETEALQ, translated from the coding sequence ATGTCGTTGTCCAACGACGTGATGCTTGAGATGCAGCGGCGCATGCTGCGCATCCGCCTGTTCGACGAGCGGGCATCCAAGATGCTGAAGCGGGGCCAGATCCCCGGCACGATCCACACGAGCATCGGCCAGGAGGCCCAGGTGGTCGGCGCCTGCATGGCGCTCGACAAGCACGACAACATGACCGGCAACCACCGCAGCCACGGCCACCCGATCGGCAAGGGCTCGGCGCTGGGCCCGCTGATGGCAGAGCTGGTCGGCAAGGGCACCGGCGTGTGCAAGGGCAAGGGCGGCTCGCTCCACCTCGCCGACTTCGCGGTGGGCAGCCTCGGCGAGTCCGGCATCACCGGCTCCTCCATCCCGATCGCGGTCGGCGCGGCGCTGTCCGCCCAGGTGCTCGGCGACGGCCGCGTGGGGCTGTGCTTCTTCGGCGACGGCGCCGCCAACCAGGGCGTGCTCTACGAGTCCATGAACCTGGCCTCGGCCTACAAGCTGCCCGTCATCTTCCTCTGCGAGAACAACCACTACGCCCTGTCGACCCCCGCTCACACGGTGACGGGCGGACGCATCTGGGAGCGCGCCGCGGGCTTCGGCATGCCGGGGGTCTGCGTCGAGGACGGGCAGGACGTGCTGGCGGTCTACGAGGCCGTGAAGGCCGCCGTGGACCGCGCGCGGGCCGGCGAGGGGCCGACCCTGGTCGAGGTGATGACCTACCGCTTCCGCGAGCACGCCGAGGGGCTGCGCCTCAACGTCGACTACCGCAACGCCGACGAGCGCGAGCGCTGGACGAGCCGCGACCCCATCGCGCTGTTCCGTGCCGTGCTGATCGACCGCGGCGTCGCCGACGCGGCCGCCATGGACGCCATGGAGGCCGACATCGCCCGCGAGGTCGACGACTGCGTGAAGTTCTCCGACGCGAGCCCCTATCCGGACGCCAAGGTCGCCTTCGAGCACCTCTACACGGATGCCTACGAGACGGAGGCGCTGCAGTGA
- a CDS encoding alpha-ketoacid dehydrogenase subunit beta, giving the protein MTYIAAIGAAQREAMVADKRVIVIGEDVEANVYGTTGGSKSRAEKGDFVQEFGRNRVRNTPISEEAIVGASIGAAMTGLRPIVDLSYSSFLYMAMDQLVNQAAKNRYMFGGQGSIPIVFRSAMFYGLNTGAHHSDRPYPMFMNVPGLKVLVPASAADAKGLLRQAVDSDDPVLIFESVPLWGSKEEVDESEYRIPFGVARVRREGTDVTIVGISGSVPQAVKAAEALAEQGISAEVIDPRTLVPLDTRTILESVRKTGRLVIAEPAHRTCGAAAEISAIVAEQAFDALRAPIRRVTAPDMQIPFSPALEAGFYPTADKIVAVTRTICGNNAPTDL; this is encoded by the coding sequence ATGACCTACATCGCCGCGATCGGCGCGGCGCAGCGCGAGGCCATGGTGGCCGACAAGCGCGTAATCGTGATCGGCGAGGACGTCGAGGCCAACGTCTACGGCACGACCGGCGGCTCGAAGTCCCGCGCCGAGAAGGGCGACTTCGTGCAGGAGTTCGGCCGCAACCGCGTGCGCAACACGCCGATCTCCGAGGAGGCTATCGTGGGCGCCTCGATCGGCGCCGCCATGACGGGGCTGCGCCCCATCGTCGACCTGTCCTACTCGTCGTTCCTGTACATGGCGATGGACCAGCTCGTGAACCAGGCGGCCAAGAACCGCTACATGTTCGGCGGCCAGGGCTCGATCCCGATCGTGTTCCGCTCGGCCATGTTCTACGGGCTGAACACCGGCGCGCACCATTCGGACCGCCCCTATCCGATGTTCATGAATGTGCCGGGCCTCAAGGTCCTGGTGCCCGCCTCCGCCGCCGACGCCAAGGGGCTGCTGCGCCAGGCCGTCGACAGCGACGACCCCGTGCTGATCTTCGAATCCGTGCCGCTGTGGGGCTCGAAGGAAGAGGTCGACGAGAGCGAGTACCGCATCCCCTTCGGGGTCGCGCGCGTGCGCCGCGAGGGCACGGACGTCACCATCGTGGGCATCTCCGGCTCGGTGCCGCAGGCCGTCAAGGCGGCCGAGGCGCTGGCCGAGCAGGGCATCTCGGCCGAGGTGATCGACCCGCGCACGCTGGTGCCGCTCGACACCAGGACCATCCTCGAATCCGTCCGCAAGACGGGGCGCCTCGTCATCGCCGAACCGGCGCACCGCACCTGCGGGGCCGCGGCCGAGATCTCGGCCATCGTGGCCGAGCAGGCCTTCGACGCCCTGCGCGCGCCGATCCGGCGCGTCACCGCGCCGGACATGCAGATCCCCTTCAGCCCCGCGCTCGAGGCGGGGTTCTACCCGACCGCCGACAAGATCGTGGCGGTGACCCGCACCATCTGCGGCAACAACGCCCCCACCGATCTGTGA
- a CDS encoding biotin/lipoyl-containing protein — translation MKVEVLLPQWGMGMSEGTVTAWKIKVGDKVNEGDVLAEIETEKVTQELESPASGTIREILVEESQEAKVRTALAIIESDD, via the coding sequence ATGAAAGTCGAAGTGTTGCTGCCTCAGTGGGGCATGGGCATGAGCGAGGGCACCGTCACGGCCTGGAAGATCAAGGTCGGCGACAAGGTCAACGAGGGCGACGTGCTCGCCGAGATCGAGACCGAGAAGGTGACCCAGGAGCTGGAGTCGCCGGCCAGCGGCACGATCAGGGAGATCCTGGTCGAGGAAAGCCAGGAGGCCAAGGTCCGCACGGCGCTCGCGATCATCGAATCCGACGACTGA
- a CDS encoding glycerol-3-phosphate dehydrogenase/oxidase, giving the protein MPATTEGRTGDLGGSTPPAPNEIFDVIVVGAGINGTGTARDAAARGLRVALVEREDVGSGTSNYSGRLVHGGLRYLEQGDVRLVRESLRERERLFRLAPHLVKPVPLMMPFYRHNKRSKWAIRAAMLAYDALSFDKSTNSHFVLSREETIKRSPGINQDGLEGSAIFMDGQVVWSERLCVEVALAARADGVKIYTHAEVDGLISDGQTVKGIRYTDRITGERHALGARVVVNAAGPWVDAVLASDERITQRFIGGTKGSHLIVRPFPGAPTDVVYYESHKDGRLVLVIPWGDQIMIGTTDSRYDGDPSEARADRSEVEYLFGEVNRLVPGAKLTEDDILYTYAGVRPLPFVPDKSEWNVSRSHVIKDHAPEHRGLLSLIGGKLTTYRSLAEEATDEVFKQLGAKPPRCLTTGMPFPGARVQNWARFTDDLVATSGVARPVVERLVGIYGSRAGDVLAVGRDDPSLLEPLGPDSTCIGAEVVFTWDNEFCRTLHDVLLRRTMIVHTADNGAGVVDRAADILARHLGWGANRRDSEVADYKRYIERFAKPEPAPAAHAA; this is encoded by the coding sequence ATGCCAGCGACGACGGAAGGGCGCACGGGAGATCTCGGCGGGTCGACGCCGCCCGCGCCCAACGAGATCTTCGACGTGATCGTGGTCGGGGCCGGCATCAACGGCACCGGCACGGCGCGCGACGCGGCGGCCCGCGGCCTGCGCGTCGCCCTGGTGGAGCGCGAGGACGTCGGCTCCGGCACCTCCAACTATTCGGGCCGGCTGGTGCACGGGGGGCTGCGCTACCTGGAGCAGGGCGACGTGCGCCTCGTGCGCGAGTCCCTGCGCGAGCGCGAGCGCCTGTTCCGGCTGGCGCCCCACCTCGTCAAGCCCGTGCCGCTCATGATGCCTTTCTACCGGCACAACAAGCGCTCGAAATGGGCCATCCGCGCCGCCATGCTGGCCTATGACGCGCTGTCCTTCGACAAGTCGACGAACTCGCACTTCGTGCTGTCGCGCGAGGAGACGATCAAGCGCAGCCCCGGCATCAACCAGGACGGCCTCGAAGGCTCGGCCATCTTCATGGACGGGCAGGTCGTGTGGTCGGAGCGGCTCTGCGTCGAGGTCGCGCTCGCGGCCCGCGCCGACGGCGTGAAGATCTACACCCACGCGGAGGTCGACGGGCTGATCAGCGACGGCCAGACCGTGAAGGGCATCCGCTACACGGACCGCATCACCGGCGAGCGGCACGCGCTCGGGGCCCGCGTGGTCGTCAACGCGGCGGGGCCATGGGTCGACGCCGTGCTGGCCAGCGACGAGCGCATCACCCAGCGCTTCATCGGCGGCACCAAGGGCAGCCACCTCATCGTCCGGCCCTTCCCGGGCGCGCCGACCGACGTCGTCTACTACGAGTCCCACAAGGACGGCCGCCTCGTGCTGGTCATCCCCTGGGGCGACCAGATCATGATCGGCACGACCGATTCCCGCTACGACGGCGACCCGTCCGAGGCGCGGGCGGACCGGAGCGAGGTCGAATACCTGTTCGGCGAGGTGAACCGGCTGGTGCCCGGAGCCAAGCTCACGGAGGACGACATCCTCTACACCTACGCCGGCGTGCGCCCGCTGCCCTTCGTGCCCGACAAGTCCGAGTGGAACGTGTCGCGCTCCCACGTCATCAAGGACCACGCGCCCGAGCACCGCGGCCTCCTGTCCCTGATCGGCGGCAAGCTGACCACCTACCGCTCGCTCGCCGAGGAGGCGACCGACGAGGTGTTTAAGCAGCTCGGCGCCAAGCCGCCGCGCTGCCTGACGACCGGCATGCCCTTCCCGGGCGCCCGCGTGCAGAACTGGGCGAGGTTCACGGACGACCTCGTCGCCACGAGCGGCGTCGCCCGCCCCGTGGTCGAGCGGCTGGTGGGCATCTACGGCTCCCGCGCCGGCGACGTGCTCGCGGTGGGGCGCGACGATCCCTCGCTGCTGGAGCCGCTCGGCCCCGACAGCACCTGCATCGGCGCCGAGGTGGTCTTCACCTGGGACAACGAGTTCTGCCGCACGCTGCACGACGTGCTGCTCCGGCGCACCATGATCGTCCACACCGCCGACAACGGCGCGGGCGTGGTCGACCGCGCGGCCGACATCCTGGCTAGGCACCTCGGCTGGGGCGCGAACCGCCGCGACAGCGAGGTGGCGGACTACAAGCGCTACATCGAGCGCTTCGCCAAGCCCGAGCCGGCCCCGGCCGCGCACGCCGCCTGA